From Ananas comosus cultivar F153 linkage group 8, ASM154086v1, whole genome shotgun sequence, one genomic window encodes:
- the LOC109714076 gene encoding mediator of RNA polymerase II transcription subunit 15a-like — MHTQNSVPEALRAIASKVEEKHFTTATSQNDYLRKISLKMKALDDMIQKDASTSPSTSNLFSESQIPPNKEVGAKSQVSNQWQLHAIPKVEQSPVNAPLLPQNFQKNSPTESVNRPINHTSIPAILGPNVSTITGSQNSFVQSQVSNQGQPLAVPKVEHSPENTPLTPQNFRKITDSLTVHGTSFSPNCNMRCAPVVLRNSPNRSLGQDEVPNSNTVQRQVQNSHFYANHTRQLPMQNSRHQSLLQSNMQQQPPREHFSLLPNQFQSPHQSFMDSNFNLRQNQVRQVIPSSIHEHLQSTSVGRQHHAPLNFGQLRSSSVRRQSISTPQKSIMPSREQLIGQRSNISNMQQRQLLGQQNGVLIFSDIHKNCQNSADNLGVTNAVPQLQTHQPSLMLLESQSQKTRHQPSQQQLYSDIQTMMQLQRESAMHQQPDSLKQETDDPQSSDSVLRPQNIIEDNKQSIPSNAETLVASSSSPVDTATQMESATQLDWQEDLYQKIQSMKEMYFGELKHLHQKFSLLIQQDEGLILSSPQAERFNKLRQFKCVTELCLKSLLISKSRIDLAFRGNFAKLERQISGLINLNRNRKSVPSQPASTSDPNHESSFTKLCHANTLHLQPSRIASSPHSDNSSQQTNSFRQNSLNTLQSNISPLQRSSALQNENLKGQSQQQNTELLLQQQKKQQLPQQQFHQQHKQQQSTNLAIHQIPQSSNGEDEPGIRQGEGLKSDKCDNYHHHALNMSSCLPTSTSQNQHTPMLHFPKGDSSFYAPSTLKETEKTSGTSAVPSVANCRHNLTTVASQQTQPNGVTTLGGISSSPLLSNFSSSEENKPSVIDDTNGPEKPINRLIKSVQSMSPEVLHSVVDDILGVGNLTGRIAGSAPGCISRPRPSLGKNLAVITKRHLQDQQFSSQQRKKMKRDITSVASSFVSSTGGKSDGLDESYSVVTSESESAASTCSKRRKIAAGHALVDEIREINRLLIDTVLSISNEDKDFNDAASKGHEGTIIKLSFSAVSISPSLKSHLASSQPSLIMPLRLLVPANYPKCSPIVLDNPLGEESIKSGDLSTRMQSRFSMYLCCLSQPMSLRAIAKGWDACARKVIEEYALQNGGGTFSSRFGGWQSCMPLHDKLT; from the exons ATGCATACGCAGAACAGTGTACCTGAGGCGCTCAGAGCTATTGCTAGTAAAGTCGAAGAGAAGCACTTTACTACTGCTACTAGTCAG AATGATTACTTGAGAAAAATATCTTTGAAAATGAAGGCACTAGATGACATGATTCAGAAGGATGCTTCGACCAGTCCATCAACGTCAAATCTTTTTTCAGAAAGCCAAATACCTCCAAATAAAG AAGTTGGTGCAAAGTCACAAGTTAGTAATCAATGGCAATTGCATGCAATTCCCAAGGTTGAGCAATCTCCAGTAAATGCCCCACTTCTGCCACAGAATTTTCAGAAAAACTCTCCAACAGAGTCCGTAAATAGGCCTATCAATCACACCTCTATTCCAGCCATTTTAGGGCCTAATGTATCCACCATAACCGGCTCTCAAAATTCTTTTGTACAGTCACAAGTTAGTAATCAGGGACAACCCCTTGCTGTGCCTAAGGTTGAGCATTCTCCTGAGAACACTCCACTTACACCTCAGAATTTTCGGAAAATTACCGACTCTCTAACTGTGCACGGAACTAGCTTTAGTCCAAATTGTAACATGCGGTGCGCACCTGTTGTTCTACGAAATTCTCCAAACAGATCTTTAGGTCAAGATGAAGTACCAAATAGCAACACTGTACAAAGACAGGTTCAGAATTCGCACTTCTATGCAAACCATACTAGGCAGTTACCTATGCAGAATAGTAGACACCAATCTCTTTTGCAATCGAACATGCAACAGCAACCGCCTCGAGAACATTTCTCATTGTTGCCAAATCAATTTCAGTCTCCTCATCAATCTTTCATGGATTCAAACTTCAACCTTAGGCAAAATCAAGTTCGACAAGTTATACCATCTTCCATTCACGAACACCTACAGTCCACTTCAGTTGGGAGGCAACACCATGCACCACTAAATTTTGGTCAGTTAAGGTCCAGTTCTGTTCGGAGACAATCCATTTCTACTCCTCAAAAGTCTATTATGCCATCGCGTGAGCAGTTAATAGGCCAGCGGTCCAACATTTCAAATATGCAACAGAGGCAGTTGCTTGGACAACAAAATGGAGTCTTGATTTTCTCAGATATACACAAGAACTGTCAAAACTCAGCAGATAATCTGGGGGTAACTAATGCTGTACCACAACTACAAACTCATCAGCCGTCTCTGATGTTGTTGGAATCACAATCTCAGAAGACTCGACACCAGCCATCTCAGCAGCAATTGTATTCAGACATTCAGACAATGATGCAGTTGCAGCGAGAATCGGCTATGCACCAGCAACCAGATTCTTTGAAACAAGAGACCGATGATCCTCAGAGTTCAGATTCTGTGCTTCGACCGCAAAACATTATTGAGGACAACAAACAATCTATTCCGTCAAATGCAGAGACTCTAGTGGCATCATCTAGTT CACCTGTTGATACTGCAACTCAGATGGAAAGTGCAACTCAATTGGATTGGCAAGAGGATCTTTATCAAAag ATCCAGTCCATGAAGGAGATGTACTTCGGAGAACTTAAGCATCTACATCAAAAATTCTCTCTACTGATTCAGCag GATGAAGGTTTAATATTGTCCTCACCCCAAGCAGAACGGTTTAACAAATTGAGACAGTTCAAGTGCGTAACGGAGTTGTGTCTAAAGTCTCTACTAATATCGAAGAGCAGGATTGATCTTGCATTTAGGGGAAACTTCGCTAAACTGGAGAGGCAAATATCAGGTTTAATTAACTTAAACAGGAATAGAAAATCTGTTCCTTCACAGCCTGCTTCTACTTCGGATCCAAATCATGAAAGTTCCTTCACCAAATTATGCCATGCAAATACCTTGCATTTGCAGCCGAGCAGAATAGCTTCCTCGCCACATTCCGATAATTCATCTCAACAGACCAATTCATTTCGTCAGAATTCGTTAAATACCTTGCAATCTAATATTAGTCCCCTGCAACGTTCTAGCGCCCTACAGAATGAGAATTTGAAGGGGCAGTCACAACAGCAAAATACAGAACTGCTGCTGCAGCAACAAAAAAAGCAGCAGCTGCCACAGCAGCAGTTTCACCAACAACATAAGCAGCAGCAATCTACGAATTTAGCAATACATCAAATTCCGCAGTCTAGTAATGGTGAAGATGAGCCGGGAATAAGACAAGGTGAAGGCCTCAAATCAGACAAATGTGATAATTATCATCACCATGCACTAAACATGAGTTCTTGTCTGCCAACTTCTACTTCTCAGAATCAGCACACTCCGATGTTACATTTTCCAAAAGGGGACTCATCCTTCTATGCACCTTCAACATTAAAAGAAACTGAGAAAACTTCCGGTACTTCAGCAGTACCAAGTGTTGCAAATTGTAGGCATAATTTAACAACGGTGGCTTCGCAGCAAACCCAACCAAATGGTGTCACCACACTTGGCGGGATATCATCTTCTCCATTGCTTTCAAATTTTTCCAGTTCTGAGGAGAATAAGCCTTCAGTTATAGATGATACTAATGGACCTGAAAAACCAATAAATCGCTTGATTAAGTCA GTACAATCAATGTCACCAGAGGTGCTTCACTCCGTAGTTGACGATATTTTAGGCGTTGGTAACCTGACTGGCAGAATAGCAGGTTCGGCACCAGGCTGTATTTCTAGACCTAGACCTTCTCTTGGTAAAAATCTAGCTGTGATCACAAAGCGCCATTTGCAAGACCAACAGTTCTCTTCACAacagagaaagaagatgaagcGCGATATTACTTCCGTTGCATCGAGTTTTGTTTCATCAACTGGCGGAAAGAGTGATGGCTTGGATGAGTCCTATAGTGTTGTTACATCCGAATCAGAGTCTGCTGCATCTACCTGTTCCAAGCGACGGAAAATTGCG GCTGGCCACGCTTTGGTTGATGAGATCCGAGAAATAAATCGACTATTGATTGACACAGTGCTTAGCATAAGCAATGAGGATAAAGATTTCAATGATGCTGCATCCAAAGGACATGAAGGAACAATCATCAAACTGTCCTTCAGCGCGGTGTCCATTAGCCCAAGCTTGAAATCACATCTTGCTTCATCTCAGCCG TCTCTAATCATGCCTTTGAGATTGCTTGTTCCTGCTAATTATCCCAAATGTTCTCCCATAGTTCTAGACAATCCGCTTGGCGAAGAAAG CATAAAATCAGGAGATCTTTCAACCCGGATGCAGTCGAGGTTCAGCATGTATCTGTGTTGCCTCTCACAGCCGATGTCGCTCCGAGCAATCGCGAAAGGTTGGGATGCATGTGCGCGGAAAGTAATAGAAGAGTATGCTCTCCAGAATGGAGGAGGTACTTTCAGCTCAAGATTTGGTGGCTGGCAGAGTTGTATGCCACTGCATGACAAGTTAACTTAG